From one Formosa sediminum genomic stretch:
- a CDS encoding glycoside hydrolase family 31 protein — translation MIYIKKLITKILIIVIPVFLIGCQSKFKNQFEKNAHGISIHKDSTRIHIEVISPSIIHVKKTLLGDKPSELPDYVTVLKPQEVSWELKETEDLLTLSTDSLQVTISSDGIISYITKANHQLLSETEELTYIQPEGEQHKVSQGFVAGDEALYGLGQYQSGIMNWKHVPIRLQQYNQEIAIPFVVSTKGYGIYWHNYSLTDFNLPQHAIKFKNTKSNATPTEQTVITVDGEKEDVAAHINTSEAAEKNIRETTFTPTKTGEYTFLALSDHDGRMRGKINVSIDGDPVINYSTIWMPRRYSGKKFLEAGKTYNVVFQNTGAKIPGNLYYNEPDYNKTVFSSTHGNAIDYYVVQGETLEAVISQYQKLTGKAPLFAKSAYGFWQCRERYHNQEELLVNAHEMRARKIPFDNIVQDWFYWPKGTKGPEWDPAKYPDPDGMLSDLKSLHLKLMVSVWPEVKNEALEEKYNLKKIKSSNYIDIYDNGVSERFYRMLSDSMFHKGVSSIWLDGTEPEGVNDATQLTAVGRFEEVQNPYSLLVTKAMYDGRRKEFPKERVFNLTRSAYAGQQRYGATSWSGDVEASWEQLEEQIAAGLNFTMAGIPYWTHDIGGFFRDSRSINPEFDNQYTNPEFIELLTRWFQFGTFSPIFRIHGYVSETEIWRYNEAFESTARKFIDLRYQLMPYIYSQAWQITTNSKQLMSPLAYQYPNDKKVWGISDQFLFGESFMVGIVTQYEQREKTMYFPKGTWYNYWTNEKLEGGQEITVKADLDETPLFVKAGSIIPFGPKVQYATQKTNEPIILKVYPGADAEFTLYFDDSETYDYENGAYSEVNLNYSEADKTLLITKGKGSFIDFSENPMAFKVEMIGGQVQTISFNGDETPVKL, via the coding sequence ATGATTTATATTAAAAAACTAATTACTAAAATTTTAATTATAGTAATTCCTGTTTTTCTGATTGGCTGCCAATCTAAATTCAAAAATCAATTTGAAAAAAATGCACATGGCATAAGCATTCACAAAGACAGTACACGTATTCATATAGAAGTAATAAGCCCTTCTATAATTCACGTTAAAAAGACACTGCTGGGAGACAAACCTTCAGAGCTTCCCGATTATGTTACAGTTTTAAAACCTCAGGAAGTGTCATGGGAGCTAAAAGAAACCGAAGACTTGTTAACATTGAGCACAGATTCTTTACAGGTTACTATTTCTAGCGATGGCATTATAAGCTATATAACGAAAGCGAATCATCAGTTACTATCAGAAACCGAAGAACTAACATATATTCAACCAGAGGGAGAACAGCATAAAGTGTCTCAAGGTTTTGTTGCAGGAGACGAAGCGCTGTATGGTTTAGGGCAATACCAAAGTGGTATTATGAATTGGAAACATGTACCCATCCGACTTCAGCAATATAATCAAGAAATAGCTATTCCGTTTGTGGTATCTACCAAAGGTTACGGCATTTATTGGCATAATTATAGTCTGACAGATTTTAACTTGCCTCAGCATGCAATTAAATTTAAAAACACTAAGTCTAATGCAACGCCAACAGAGCAGACTGTTATTACTGTAGATGGTGAAAAAGAAGATGTTGCTGCACATATCAATACATCTGAAGCAGCAGAAAAAAATATCCGTGAAACTACATTTACGCCTACTAAAACTGGGGAATATACATTTTTAGCTTTAAGTGATCATGACGGTCGCATGCGTGGGAAAATTAATGTAAGTATAGATGGTGATCCTGTAATTAACTATTCAACCATTTGGATGCCTCGCAGATATTCTGGTAAAAAGTTTTTAGAGGCAGGTAAAACTTATAACGTGGTATTTCAAAATACAGGTGCTAAAATTCCTGGTAATTTGTATTACAATGAGCCAGATTATAACAAAACAGTGTTTAGTAGTACACATGGGAATGCAATAGATTATTATGTGGTACAGGGTGAAACTCTTGAGGCTGTAATTTCTCAGTATCAGAAATTAACGGGAAAAGCTCCTTTATTTGCTAAAAGCGCTTATGGATTTTGGCAATGTAGAGAACGGTATCATAACCAAGAAGAATTATTGGTTAATGCACATGAAATGCGAGCTCGTAAGATTCCTTTTGATAATATTGTACAAGACTGGTTTTATTGGCCAAAAGGCACAAAAGGTCCGGAATGGGATCCTGCAAAATATCCAGATCCAGATGGAATGTTATCAGACCTAAAATCATTACATTTAAAACTAATGGTATCTGTTTGGCCAGAGGTTAAAAATGAAGCGCTAGAGGAAAAATACAACCTTAAAAAAATTAAGAGTAGTAACTACATTGATATTTACGACAATGGGGTAAGCGAACGGTTTTATCGTATGTTAAGCGACTCTATGTTTCACAAAGGAGTCAGTTCTATTTGGTTAGATGGTACAGAGCCGGAAGGTGTTAATGATGCTACTCAGTTAACTGCTGTTGGTCGTTTTGAAGAAGTTCAAAACCCGTATTCACTTCTTGTAACTAAAGCCATGTACGATGGCCGTCGTAAGGAATTTCCAAAAGAGCGTGTGTTTAATTTAACGCGTTCAGCTTATGCCGGACAACAACGTTATGGTGCAACCTCGTGGTCTGGAGATGTAGAAGCGTCTTGGGAACAATTGGAAGAGCAAATTGCTGCTGGTCTTAATTTTACCATGGCAGGAATTCCATATTGGACGCATGATATTGGCGGATTTTTTAGAGATTCAAGATCCATTAATCCAGAATTCGATAACCAATATACCAATCCAGAATTTATTGAATTATTAACCCGTTGGTTTCAGTTTGGAACCTTCAGTCCAATATTTAGAATTCACGGTTATGTTTCGGAAACCGAGATTTGGCGTTATAATGAAGCATTTGAAAGTACTGCGCGCAAATTTATTGATTTACGCTACCAACTTATGCCATATATTTATTCACAAGCTTGGCAAATTACAACCAACAGTAAACAACTCATGAGTCCGTTAGCATATCAATATCCAAATGATAAAAAGGTCTGGGGAATTAGTGATCAGTTTTTATTTGGAGAATCTTTTATGGTTGGTATAGTTACCCAATACGAGCAACGCGAAAAAACTATGTATTTTCCAAAAGGAACATGGTACAACTACTGGACGAATGAAAAACTTGAAGGCGGACAGGAGATTACTGTAAAAGCCGATTTAGATGAAACACCTCTTTTTGTTAAAGCAGGCTCTATTATACCATTCGGACCAAAAGTGCAGTATGCTACACAGAAAACGAATGAACCTATCATTCTTAAGGTGTACCCTGGAGCCGATGCGGAATTTACTTTGTATTTTGATGATAGTGAAACTTATGATTATGAAAACGGCGCTTACTCTGAGGTTAACTTAAACTATTCAGAAGCCGATAAAACGCTTCTAATAACAAAAGGGAAAGGATCTTTTATAGATTTTTCTGAAAATCCTATGGCCTTTAAAGTTGAAATGATTGGTGGGCAAGTTCAAACCATTAGCTTTAATGGAGATGAAACACCAGTGAAATTGTAA
- a CDS encoding carboxypeptidase-like regulatory domain-containing protein — protein sequence MTPIIMAQNAMRGLVTDTNNTPLDGVEISFNEEAVKTKSNGQFIWSITDAPSKTIHFKIEKSGYYSESKKVVVEDALDTLLEIKLKPLQNPQSNYIITKVKIEEEVLNVMHDKWGDDFKHVQYPKQYLNRVITLNPGDDIQDAIDKMHDAGGGVVLLKSGIFETGDLIIKSRVTLCGDGRELTTIKHIGTGNFINQVPKKKLTDVVFKDLTFLGGSDTGSGLNLRGDDNDRHERLMWQNVTVKNMGSHGVGISRVNHIIMDNSIFQHNGTRGGLHHNIYFLFVGHVLQSDCDMSFPSEGKSNKYTSAKYVLSQRCVMKEGKGNGIQADNNMAGYLFFHKLYMSNFKRVALWFPCESYYNKFEYTEDLKWVPQHVILNKCEIVNNTWGAMWRIVRGPSYVINSYFDNTNIDMGLLKCDVKFEHSSFKTGNQVYTDIKQWPKDVRILW from the coding sequence ATGACACCCATAATTATGGCGCAAAACGCCATGCGTGGACTAGTTACAGACACAAATAACACGCCTTTAGATGGTGTGGAGATTAGTTTTAATGAGGAAGCTGTTAAAACAAAATCTAATGGTCAATTTATTTGGTCAATTACAGATGCCCCTTCAAAAACAATACACTTTAAAATTGAAAAATCAGGTTATTATTCAGAAAGCAAAAAAGTTGTTGTAGAAGATGCGCTAGATACTTTATTAGAAATTAAACTGAAGCCATTGCAAAATCCACAATCCAATTATATTATAACTAAGGTTAAAATAGAGGAGGAGGTTTTAAATGTGATGCATGATAAATGGGGAGATGATTTTAAGCATGTACAGTATCCTAAGCAATATTTAAATCGGGTAATAACTTTAAACCCTGGTGATGATATTCAGGATGCTATCGATAAGATGCATGATGCCGGTGGAGGCGTCGTGCTATTAAAGTCAGGCATTTTTGAAACAGGAGATTTAATTATTAAAAGTCGGGTTACACTGTGTGGTGATGGTCGCGAGTTAACGACCATAAAACATATTGGCACTGGCAATTTTATCAATCAAGTGCCTAAAAAGAAATTAACAGATGTAGTGTTTAAAGACTTAACATTTTTAGGAGGAAGTGATACAGGTAGTGGCTTAAATTTACGAGGCGATGATAATGACAGGCACGAGAGATTAATGTGGCAAAATGTAACTGTTAAAAATATGGGTTCTCATGGTGTGGGTATTAGCAGAGTAAACCATATTATAATGGACAATAGCATATTTCAACATAATGGGACACGTGGTGGGCTCCATCATAATATTTACTTTTTATTTGTGGGACATGTGTTGCAATCCGATTGCGATATGTCTTTTCCTTCTGAAGGAAAATCTAATAAATATACATCGGCTAAATATGTTTTAAGCCAACGTTGTGTGATGAAAGAAGGGAAAGGTAATGGCATACAAGCAGATAATAATATGGCTGGTTATCTGTTTTTTCATAAGCTGTATATGTCCAATTTTAAGCGTGTAGCACTGTGGTTTCCTTGCGAATCTTATTATAATAAATTTGAATATACCGAAGATCTGAAGTGGGTGCCACAACATGTTATTTTAAATAAATGCGAAATTGTAAATAACACTTGGGGCGCTATGTGGCGCATTGTTCGTGGCCCATCGTATGTGATTAATAGTTATTTTGATAATACAAATATCGATATGGGCTTATTGAAATGCGATGTAAAATTTGAACATAGCAGTTTTAAAACAGGCAATCAAGTGTATACAGATATCAAGCAATGGCCAAAAGATGTTAGGATTTTGTGGTAA
- a CDS encoding sulfatase-like hydrolase/transferase, which yields MKFSKIGLLLIILFAHSNYSFAQMQNRPNVIFVMPDDISHSSFSYFKNNAPHTPNIDALGDESVRLNDFHVSPSCSPTRGALLTGRPSDVVGVWHTINGRNMMRSDEITMADIFKANGYATGLFFKWHLGDNYPFRPKDRGFEYVAWIKGGGTGQQPDYWGNTNNQAHMWVNDSLVEMTDEDDGIPGAFTTNFFMNRAMDFMSDNIEKNKPFFAYIPLGTAHAPHVLPPDAREGVSAKKGTIENIDKNMGSLLKFLDDKGIADNTILVFTTDNGDGGYLRGGKGSNYDGGTRVPCFIRWPNGHLGGTGKGKDVEPLTAHIDWLPTFMDLLDLKDVENRPEKLKIRGRSFVPMLDDNPKNDPSGYKNRAVIINDMWTEFPEKYKKLSVKKDDWDGDVIVHKWRLIRNSSTSDWELYDVLVDEKQKNNIISNSEYDDLVAELKAEYEAWWKLVEARSDEYTRIIIGNKAEPKTTLHAHDFHGTVIWDQSNVKKGDSGSGFIAVEFDKTGTYNFDLRRWPKEIETQTDLTSGGDFGKALDIASARIKIWNGDTVYVDEKKAADPNADGVKFSLQNLPKGPAFIQTWFYNQTGEMEGAVYYNYVTPVQN from the coding sequence ATGAAATTTTCAAAAATAGGTTTACTATTAATTATACTTTTTGCACATTCTAACTACAGTTTTGCCCAAATGCAAAATCGTCCAAATGTAATTTTCGTAATGCCTGACGATATTAGTCATAGTTCATTTTCTTATTTCAAAAATAATGCACCACACACACCCAATATCGATGCATTAGGAGATGAATCTGTTAGGCTAAACGATTTTCATGTTTCTCCAAGTTGTTCGCCTACACGAGGGGCTTTACTTACAGGAAGACCAAGCGATGTGGTAGGAGTTTGGCATACCATTAATGGTAGAAATATGATGCGTTCAGATGAAATTACAATGGCCGATATTTTTAAAGCAAATGGCTATGCTACAGGTCTCTTCTTTAAATGGCATTTGGGAGACAATTATCCGTTTAGACCTAAAGATCGTGGATTTGAATATGTAGCTTGGATTAAAGGTGGTGGCACTGGTCAGCAACCCGATTATTGGGGAAATACTAATAACCAAGCACATATGTGGGTGAATGACTCTCTGGTAGAAATGACCGATGAAGACGATGGTATTCCAGGTGCTTTTACGACCAACTTCTTTATGAATCGGGCTATGGATTTTATGAGCGATAATATTGAAAAAAATAAACCATTTTTTGCTTATATCCCTTTAGGTACAGCTCATGCACCGCATGTATTACCTCCAGATGCGCGTGAAGGTGTAAGTGCAAAAAAAGGAACTATAGAAAATATCGATAAAAATATGGGGAGTTTACTAAAGTTTTTAGATGATAAAGGTATCGCAGATAATACCATACTTGTATTTACTACAGATAACGGTGATGGCGGGTATTTACGCGGAGGCAAAGGATCTAATTACGATGGTGGTACTCGTGTGCCATGTTTTATAAGATGGCCTAACGGACATTTGGGCGGTACTGGTAAAGGTAAAGATGTAGAGCCGTTAACGGCACATATTGATTGGTTACCTACGTTTATGGACTTGTTAGATCTTAAAGATGTAGAAAATAGACCAGAAAAGTTGAAAATTCGTGGGCGTAGTTTTGTTCCAATGTTAGATGATAATCCTAAAAATGATCCGTCTGGATATAAAAATAGAGCGGTAATAATAAACGATATGTGGACAGAATTTCCCGAGAAATATAAAAAACTATCGGTGAAAAAAGATGATTGGGATGGAGATGTCATCGTTCATAAATGGCGCTTAATACGAAATAGTAGTACCTCTGATTGGGAATTGTACGATGTATTAGTTGATGAAAAACAAAAAAATAACATCATTTCAAATTCAGAATATGATGATTTGGTAGCCGAATTAAAAGCAGAATACGAAGCCTGGTGGAAATTGGTAGAAGCGCGTTCCGACGAATACACCAGAATTATTATAGGCAATAAAGCAGAGCCTAAAACAACGTTGCATGCACACGATTTTCATGGTACCGTTATTTGGGATCAAAGTAATGTGAAAAAAGGAGATTCGGGTAGCGGTTTTATAGCAGTAGAATTTGATAAAACAGGTACCTATAATTTCGATTTACGCCGTTGGCCAAAAGAAATTGAAACGCAAACGGACTTAACTTCTGGAGGCGATTTTGGAAAGGCTTTAGATATAGCGAGTGCCAGAATAAAAATTTGGAATGGTGATACAGTGTATGTCGATGAAAAAAAAGCCGCAGACCCTAATGCGGATGGCGTAAAATTCAGTTTACAAAATCTACCAAAAGGACCAGCATTTATCCAAACGTGGTTTTATAATCAAACAGGTGAAATGGAAGGTGCTGTGTACTATAATTATGTAACACCTGTTCAGAATTAA
- a CDS encoding right-handed parallel beta-helix repeat-containing protein, whose product MIKQFVTLVLLLSVTFTVHTQTNIGEKQAIEVHTLKDFKTYVSQDNVHVKLSPGNYQIDDAEKIRFIEITSNNSYYDLRGARFMVDTKLFSRPDLIKSDDGNSMYCAIEISGNHVTLEGLYIETYGDTPGLQSKNKMFNIVGEHVTLKDVEVRTSGSNPWGYGYLYGLGGGDVRKMNGIRVGYPAKNVKLLGCQVHMRAMGHAIFLQGAENTLIENCQVDGLLRTTDAMLAETSGYGFDKKFYAAKGNYIEGTIVAADGKILPGEIISLSEDGIRMYPEYNGHKTKNTTIKNCTVNQMRRGICTGLSTSGDIIMDCVVRDCVATGYNIGNGDTVINSSADAKYGEAFCIPYTNAKNAKVEMTILDSRNGLANTLLAKINGTGHNVVIKTADPKFIPETMAIKLSVWEGYGNFNENAKMHATDIKLDNQTEVEVIKFKGTKNAKIKSVGPVRDATEAEHVVNNANRTKR is encoded by the coding sequence ATGATAAAACAATTTGTAACCTTAGTACTTCTTTTAAGTGTCACTTTTACTGTGCACACACAAACTAATATAGGAGAGAAGCAGGCAATAGAGGTACACACACTTAAGGATTTTAAAACTTATGTCAGTCAGGATAATGTTCACGTAAAACTCAGTCCAGGAAATTATCAAATTGATGATGCTGAAAAGATAAGATTCATAGAAATCACCAGTAACAATTCGTATTACGATTTAAGAGGCGCTCGGTTTATGGTAGACACCAAGTTATTTAGTCGCCCCGATTTAATAAAAAGTGACGATGGCAATAGTATGTATTGTGCCATTGAAATTTCTGGAAATCACGTGACGCTAGAAGGCTTGTATATCGAGACTTATGGTGATACACCGGGACTTCAAAGTAAAAACAAGATGTTTAACATCGTTGGTGAACATGTAACTTTAAAGGATGTAGAAGTCCGAACCTCAGGGTCAAATCCGTGGGGCTACGGCTATTTGTATGGTTTAGGTGGCGGCGATGTTCGTAAAATGAACGGTATTCGTGTGGGGTATCCTGCTAAAAATGTAAAATTATTGGGTTGCCAAGTGCATATGCGCGCTATGGGGCACGCTATCTTTTTACAAGGTGCAGAAAACACCTTAATTGAAAACTGCCAAGTCGATGGATTGTTACGAACAACTGATGCTATGTTGGCAGAAACTTCTGGCTATGGTTTCGATAAGAAGTTCTACGCGGCTAAAGGCAATTATATTGAAGGTACCATCGTGGCAGCAGATGGTAAAATATTACCAGGAGAAATCATTTCGCTTAGTGAAGACGGCATCCGTATGTATCCAGAATATAACGGACATAAAACCAAAAACACGACCATTAAAAATTGTACGGTAAACCAAATGCGAAGAGGGATTTGTACTGGTTTGAGCACGTCGGGAGATATTATAATGGATTGTGTGGTACGCGATTGTGTGGCTACAGGATATAATATTGGGAATGGAGATACGGTAATAAATAGTAGTGCCGATGCTAAATATGGCGAGGCCTTTTGTATTCCGTATACCAATGCAAAAAATGCGAAAGTAGAGATGACGATTTTAGATAGCCGGAATGGATTAGCGAATACCTTATTAGCAAAAATAAATGGTACAGGTCACAATGTTGTTATTAAAACAGCAGACCCCAAATTTATCCCTGAAACTATGGCTATTAAATTATCGGTTTGGGAGGGCTATGGCAATTTTAATGAAAATGCGAAGATGCATGCTACAGATATTAAATTAGACAACCAAACTGAGGTTGAGGTCATTAAATTTAAAGGTACTAAAAATGCAAAAATAAAGAGTGTAGGACCTGTACGAGACGCCACCGAGGCAGAACATGTGGTAAATAATGCCAACCGAACAAAACGCTAA